The region acccttggggagtggcagccattatttcaactataaaaaatacttcagcattgttctaatggcagtggcagatgcggactacaagtttgtgtacgtggatgtggggtcgtacggtagttccaatgactctggaattttccagcgtacgaccctttgccggctgatggaggaaggcagactgcgtctcccccgtgacagaccctggcctgggacaagggcaccggcctacccctatgtgtttgtgggggacgaggccttcgccctgtccgaccatgtaatgcgtccgtacccagacaggggacttgatgccagccagctacacttcaatgctcggttgagccgtgcaaggagaatggtggagtgcacatttgggatcctggtgtcaaagtggagggtgttccacacgcccatgctgctgaaaccggcaaacgcagttgtcgtggtgaaggcagcatgcatcctccacaactttgtgcggcaggaggaaagagagactccggaacccccgaatgtgcttccactaatgcccctgcggaggtatgcaaccaggccaagggtagtgtcactgcggaacagggaccaactgagactttattttaccacaccaccaggacgagggtgaatgtttggtttttaatatgttttgttgaaatgtgtttattttggagtttcaagtttttgagtgattttaaatgtataatttttacaataaattgatgtataataattggtcattgtgtatgttttatgtgcacaggtggggtacatcgcaggtgggtgggatacatcacaggtgggtgggatacatcacaggtggggtacaggtgggtgggatacatcacaggtggggtacaggtgggtgggatacatcacaggtgggtgggatacatcacaggtgggatacatcacaggtggggtacaggtgggtgggatacatcacaggtggggtacaggtgggtgggatacatcacaggtgggtgggatacatcacaggtgggatacatcacaggtggggtacaggtgggtgggatacatcacaggtggggtactggtgggtgggatacatcacaggtgggatacatcacaggtggggtacaggtgggtgtgatacatcacaggtgggtgggatacagcacaggtggggtacaggtgggtgggatacatcacaggtgggatacatcacaggtggggtagaggtgggtgggatacatcacaggtggggtagaggtgggtgggatacatcacaggtggggtacaggtgggtgggatacatcacaggtgggtgggatacatcacaggtgggatacatcacaggtggggtacaggtgggtgggatacatcacaggtggggtactggtgggtgggatacatcacaggtgggatacatcacaggtggggtacaggtgggtgtgatacatcacaggtgggtgggatacagcacaggtggggtacaggtgggtgggatacatcacaggtgggatacatcacaggtggggtagaggtgggtgggatacatcacaggtggggtacaggtgggtgggatacatcacaggtggggtacaggtgggtgggatacatcacaggtgggtgggatacagcacaggtggggtacatcacaggtggggtacaggtgggtgggatacatcacaggtggggtacaggtgggtggggaacaggtgggtgggcaacacgtgggtgacacaaatccatagcaaaagtggaatacatcacaagctaaaccacaagccccccccaaaaacttctagtcaacataccctctgtgccttgctgtctcttgctcaagttctcaaagtcctccacatacagcttggcaatttttttccacaggcctctgcattttttgatgttgctgtggtccgcatcccccttgtcccacagggctggtacctgctgcacctgtaggatgaggtcttctgatgtgtagggcctcaccccctcgctatcagacagatcctgctccatattgctgccaaagagctccagcatgaagtcactgctgctccactctgtgaacgctggtgccatgtggtccccatccaaaatggccaccataccatagagtcagcataggaagtgtggtacaacatccggtttttatagccagtgtgttgtgcgctctccggttctcattggtttccattggccggatgcaacattccggctccggtccggatacgtcagccggaccagccggaccaaaaaatagcgcatgttggaacggacgccggagtccggatccggtccggctccggcacggctccggcacggcgattccggatagcagccgctaatgtgaaccgggcctaattcaAAACGACAACATGGGTAAAGGCATTAAAACAAAGACGAATGAGACTAAAATACTAGCCTATGCGGACGATTTATTATTAATCTTGACCAAACCGATTCAATCCATCGCCAGGTGTGAGGAACTTTTTGAGGTTTTCTCTTTGCACTCTAACTTTAAGATTAATCATGCTAAAACTACAATCCTGAATTAAGGCTGTTCCTGTGACACTGCACAAACTATTAAATTAAATAGTAATTATAGATGGAACGACTATGCAATTAAATACCTTGGTATTACCCTCACTAGAGACCCTAATGAACTTTTCAAGGCCAATTTTTCCAAGTTGGATAAAGAGTGCAAGGGGAAATTCCAGTCATGGGAACGCCCATGTTTTAATGCACTTGGGAGGATAAGCATTATTAAAATGCTAGTTTTACCtaagcttatttttctcttgcAGAGTCTGCCAGTGGCTATCCCCAATTCATGGTTCCTAAACTGGCATAACATTTTCCAAAATTTTATATGGAGTAAATCCCGACGCAGAATTTGCTACGAACTTATTTCAAGGTGGAAAGAGGAGGGAGGTTTAGCTGCACCAAACATTATGAATTACTATAGGAGTACACATCTGGCAAGGGTTTTGGACTGGAAGAATCCAATCAGtagaagaaggcactccacaggctccaaACTTGCGTTTGACTTGTTTATTGAgcaacagcacacactacatgttacgggtacacTGACTCTTCATCGGGTGTCTGTGTTTTGGACTGGAAGATAGAGTCTTCCCCCAATGGATTAGGTAAAATTTGGACTACCTTAGAAAGGGATGAATGTGACCTAGATTTAATCTTTTCATGGATTCCAAAAAACATCTATAAAGTCTACTCTACTATAGATCATCCCTTGATAAAACCAACAGTTAAAACTCTCTTTTGGTTCGTCACAAAGTGGTACAAAGATACCGGCACATCCCCTCTGACCACCCTAAGAGGAAAATCCAGATTTTATGCCTGGTTTGGTGGGGTCCTGGTTTTCCAAAAATAAGATAAGTCCCAAAACGCGCATTATCAATCTTGGGGGCAACCACGCATTGTGGATACCTAGCTTATTTTGCAATTATGGACAAAATGAAACTTGGGGTCTAACCCAAGCAAGAAGCTTTATACATAAATTAAATTCTAAATTTCAAAACTCAGGATACAGGATTGCAACTTATCCAGTACAAGACCATTGCTAGATGGTACATTACTCCGGAACGTACCCAAAAATTTTCTAGACAAACAGAAGTTTGCTGGAGATGTAGGCAGGAAGACGGGTGCGTATTGCACATGTGGTGGACTTGCCCCATAATTAAGCCCTTTTGGGTAAGTATAACGTGCTTTAG is a window of Hyperolius riggenbachi isolate aHypRig1 chromosome 6, aHypRig1.pri, whole genome shotgun sequence DNA encoding:
- the LOC137522597 gene encoding uncharacterized protein; protein product: MPVPDTTKWEEIAQGFWTECKFPNCVGALDGKHIRIQKPLGSGSHYFNYKKYFSIVLMAVADADYKFVYVDVGSYGSSNDSGIFQRTTLCRLMEEGRLRLPRDRPWPGTRAPAYPYVFVGDEAFALSDHVMRPYPDRGLDASQLHFNARLSRARRMVECTFGILVSKWRVFHTPMLLKPANAVVVVKAACILHNFVRQEERETPEPPNVLPLMPLRRYATRPRVVSLRNRDQLRLYFTTPPGRG